GGAAGGTtattgggtgggggggatggaaggttattgggtgggggggtggaaggttattgggtgggggggatggaaggttattgggtgggggggtggaaggttattgggtgggggagtggaaggttattgggtgggggggatggaaggTTATCAGGTGGGGGGGATGGAAGGTTATTGGGTGGTGTCGGAGGAAACGcgaggttgaggttacaatcagatcagacacGGTCTTATTGAATGGGTGAGCAGAGCTCGAGGGGTGGAGCGGCCTTACCCGTGCTCCTGACTCGCGTGTCAGAAGGCCCTTCTAATCAGATAACAATTCTGTCTCTCAGTTTCCTGTCCAGTTCCGAAGCATGTAGACCATGGACACTTTGAATATGTAACAACACACGGGACAACCTCATACCTGTCTGCGATCAAATATACCTGTGACGCTAACTATCACGAGAGAGACTTCAGCGATGAAGGTGCGTTTTCAAATCAGTGTTCAAGCGGTGCTGCGGGgcggacggcggggggggggggggggggggggggggggaagggtcagtactgagggagcccgtgCTGTCTGAGGGTCcggactgatggagtgctgcactgctggagggtcAGTTCTCAGGGGGTGTTGCACTACtacagggtctgtactgagggggcGCCACactattggagggtcagtactgaggtagtgccgcactgtcggagggtcagtactgagggagtgctgcactgtcggagggtcagtactaagggagcgccgcactgtcagagggtcagtactgagggagcgccgcactgtcagagggtcagtactgagggagtgctgcactgctggagggtcagtactgagggagcgctgcactgtcagagggtcagtactgagggagtgccgctctgtcggagggtccgtactgagggagtgccgcactgttggagcgtcagtattgagggaatgccgTACTCAGAGGGTCCTTACTAAGGGAgaaccacactgtcggagggagcgtcacgctgttggagggtcagtactgagggagtgccgcactgtcagagggtcagtactgagggagcgccgcaccgtcagagggtcagtactgagggagtgccgcactgtcagagggtcagtactgagggaccactggactgtcagagggtcagtactgagggaacgccgcactgtcggagggtcagtactgagggagtgctgcactgtcagagggtcagtaccgagggagtgctgcactgtcagagggtcagtactgagggagtgccgcactgtcagagggtcagtactgagggagtgctgcactgtcagagggtcagtactgagggagtgctgcactgtcggggggtcagtactgaggaagtgctgcactgtcagagagtcagtactgagggagtgtgacactgtcagagggtcagtactgagggagtgccgcactgtcagagggtcagcactgagcgagcaccgcactgtcagagggtcagtactgagggagtgctgcactgtcagagggtcagcactgagcgagcaccgcactgtcagagggtcagtactgagggagtgccgcactgtcagagggtcagtactgagtgtaaGTGGGTGGTGAGCTCTGGAAGGAATCTGTGGAAATGGGACAGGGGTATGAAAGTTTGCAGTGCTGTGTTCTAACCTATATTTGATATGTTCTGCAGGAGTGTATGTGTGCACCATCGATGGGAAATGGAGAAATACAGACCTTGATTATGAAGTTCCTACATGTGAGCCAGGTAATGGTGCAAATTTTATCAAATCCTGTTGAGTGAGGACAGAGAAGTTGTCTCCCTCCATTAGGAACCCctattaaagagggagtctctctctctctccgtcagcaacccctgttaaagagggagattCACTCTCTGTCAGTCAGGGACTCCTGTTAAAGAGAGAATCACTCTCtctgtcagggacccctgttaaagagggagtctctctctctctccgtcagcaacccctgttaaagagggagtttcACTCTCTGTCAGGGACTCCTGTTAAAGAGAgagtcactccctctctctctctctctctgtgtcagggacccctattaaagagggagtctctctttctctctgtcagggacccctgttacagagggagtctctctctctctctctgtgtcagggacccctagaacatagaacatagaacagtacagcacagaacaggcccttcagccctcaatgttgtgccgagccatgatcaccctactcaaacccacgtatccaccctatacccgtaacccaacaacccccccttaaccttacttttattaggacactacgggcaatttagcatggccaatccacctaacccgcacatctttggactgtgggaggaaaccagagcacccggaggaaacccacgcacacaggggaggacgtgcagactccacacagacagtgacccagccgggaatcgaacctgggaccctggagctgtgaagcatttatgctaaccaccatgctaccctgctgccctgagtctctctctatttctctctccgtcAGGGAGTCTTGTtacagagggagtctctctctctctctctctgtcagggacTCTTGTTAAAGaggtagtctctctctctctgtgtcagggacccctgttagagagggtgtctctctctctctctctctctctctccgtcagggactcttgttaaagagggagtctctctctctctctctctctctctctgtgtcagggacccctgttaaagagggagtctctctctctctctctccgtcagtGACCCCTGTtacagagggagtctctctctctctctccgtcagtGACCCCTGTTACAgagggtgtctctctctctctgtctgtcaggggctcttgttaaagagggagtctttctctctgtcagggacttgttaaagagggagtctctctctctctctctctctatcagggacttgttaaagagggagtctctctctctctctgtcagggacttgttaaagagggagtctctctctctctgtcagggaTTCTTGTTAAAGCGggagtctctctcactctctctgtcagggactcatgttaaagagggagtctctctatttctctctccgtcagggagtcttgttaaagagggagtctctctctctctctctctctgtcagggacTTGTTAAAGAGggagcctctctctctccgtcagggactcctgttaaagagggagtgtctctctctctctgtcagggacccctgttaagagggagtctctctctctctccgtcagggacccctgttaaagagggagtctctctctctctctctctctgtcagggacTCTTGTTGAAGAGGgagtctatctctctctgtctgtcagggGCTCTTGTtacagagggagtctctctctctctctctctctgtcagggacccctgttaaagagggagtctctctctctccgtcaggaacccctgttaaagagggagtctctctctctctctctctctcagggactcTTGTtaaagacatagacatagaacagtacagcacagaacaggcccttcggccctcgatgttgtgccaagcaaatgatcaccctactcaaacccacgtatccaccctatacccgtaacccaacaacgcccccctaaccttactttttaggacactacgggcaatttagcatggccaatccacctaacccgcacatctttggactgtgggaggaaaccggagcacccggaggaaacccacgcacacacggggaggacgtgcagactccgcacagacagtgaccttgaaggagtctctctctctctctccgtcagggactcttgttaaagagggagtctctttctttctctccgtcagggactcttgttaaagagggagtctctctctgtctccgtcAGGGACTCTTGtgaaagagggagtctctctctctctgtcagggattcttgttaaagagggagtctctctctctctctgtcagggacTCTTGTTAAAgaaggagtctctctctctctctctccgtcagggactcttgttaaagagggagtctctctctctctccgccaggGACtcttgttaaagagggagtctctctctctctctctctctcccttagggactattgttaaagagggagtctctctctctctccgtcagggactcttgttaaagagggagtcactctttctctccgtcagggactcttgttaaagagggagtctctctctctccgtcagggactcttgttaaagagggagtctctctctctctgtcagggacTCTTGTTAAAGaggaagtctctctctctctctgtgtgtcagggacccctgttaaagagggagtctctctctatttctctctccgtcagggactattgttaaagagggagtctctctctctctgtcagggacTCTTGTTAAAGaggaagtctctctctctctctgtgtgtcagggacccctgttaaagagggagtctctctctatttctctctccgtcagggatccctgttaaagagggagtctctctctctctcgtcagggatccctgttaaagagggagtctctctctctctctctctgtgtgtgtcagggacccctgttaaagagggagcctctctctctctctctccgtcagggatccctgttaaagagggagtctctctctctctcagggaccaATGTCATGCTGTTAATTGTTTTATTCTCTCTTTCTCCAGTCGAATGTGGCAAACCAGTCTTCCACTTGGAGACACACCAGCGAATCGTAGGTGGGAGGATGGTGATCAATGGTGCCTCACCCTGGAGTATGCTGCTGAAGGGTCCTGATAGCGAGATCATCGATGGCGCGTTGATTGACCACCAGTGGGTGCTGACCAGCGCCCACGCCCTGCAGGCCCACAACCGGACCATCGAGGACATCAAAGCTGGCATCAAAGCTTACATCGGCATCGAGGATGTCCGGGAGGTCGACAGCAGCCACGAGGTGCACGTGGAGGAGGTGATCTACCACCACAGAGTCAGGGATGCTGTGGAATACCGCAACGATCTTGCGCTGGTCAAGCTCAAGGAGAATGTCAGATTCTCCAACCACATCATGCCTGTCTGCCTGCCGCAGCATGATCTGGCTGTGGAGGGTAAGGTGGGCCACCTGGCGGGCTGGGGGGCAGGTGTGGATTTCGTTCCCACCTCCCACCTTCTTTACGTCAACCTGCATGTGGCCAACAGCACCGCCTGCCACGAGCACTTTGAGAAGATTCACCCTGGACTCATCGCCGCTGACAGCCACGACCAATTCTGTACCGAACGCTCACCGCTGGCTGAGAATGTCTGCCGGGGTGACCATGGTGCTGCCTTTGTGGTGGAGGAGAATGGCGTCAGCTACGCGGCAGGCATCCTCTCTTACGATGAGGCGTGCCGGGCGTCCAGCTACGCCGTCTATACCGATGTCTTTGATTACGTGAACTGGATCAAGGAAACCATGGCCGCACATTGAGTgaagtggtggttggggggggggctccacccaGTTCCTCCCCTGCTAACCCTCCTCCTTAATCCATTTCCAGCGATCTCTGAATATCCAGAGACTCCTCGCACCAAACCACCCCTCCAAAACTGTGGGACTCCTCTCCCCGCACAGTGGGGACCCCATCGCTCACCAACTGTGCAATTCCTTGACCCCTCCCTGACCTGAGGGACCCCCCCCCATTGACCTgagggacctcccccccccccattgatctgagggacctcctcccccaccctacctccaaaCTGTGGGAACCCTTTCCCAAAGATCCAGAGACTCCATTTGTGTGTTCGACTTCCTGCTTTCTGA
The sequence above is drawn from the Scyliorhinus canicula chromosome 16, sScyCan1.1, whole genome shotgun sequence genome and encodes:
- the LOC119979481 gene encoding haptoglobin-like isoform X3 — its product is MCGVILRSMLLCWLLAASMQDHHEPEHPVVEKTHNDTVDHHVEDASHKDEDHHVEDASHKDVHCGVPANISHGHFEYLSHHDEDTYLSVIKYVCDAPVYHIDDPEEAVYICTEHNKWKNAKLKYALPACHKVSCPVPKHVDHGHFEYVTTHGTTSYLSAIKYTCDANYHERDFSDEGVYVCTIDGKWRNTDLDYEVPTCEPVECGKPVFHLETHQRIVGGRMVINGASPWSMLLKGPDSEIIDGALIDHQWVLTSAHALQAHNRTIEDIKAGIKAYIGIEDVREVDSSHEVHVEEVIYHHRVRDAVEYRNDLALVKLKENVRFSNHIMPVCLPQHDLAVEGKVGHLAGWGAGVDFVPTSHLLYVNLHVANSTACHEHFEKIHPGLIAADSHDQFCTERSPLAENVCRGDHGAAFVVEENGVSYAAGILSYDEACRASSYAVYTDVFDYVNWIKETMAAH
- the LOC119979481 gene encoding haptoglobin-like isoform X4 gives rise to the protein MCGVILRSMLLCWLLAASMQDHHELDHHVEDASHKDEDHHVEDASHKDVHCGVPANISHGHFEYLSHHDEDTYLSVIKYVCDAPVYHIDDPEEAVYICTEHNKWKNAKLKYALPACHKVSCPVPKHVDHGHFEYVTTHGTTSYLSAIKYTCDANYHERDFSDEGVYVCTIDGKWRNTDLDYEVPTCEPVECGKPVFHLETHQRIVGGRMVINGASPWSMLLKGPDSEIIDGALIDHQWVLTSAHALQAHNRTIEDIKAGIKAYIGIEDVREVDSSHEVHVEEVIYHHRVRDAVEYRNDLALVKLKENVRFSNHIMPVCLPQHDLAVEGKVGHLAGWGAGVDFVPTSHLLYVNLHVANSTACHEHFEKIHPGLIAADSHDQFCTERSPLAENVCRGDHGAAFVVEENGVSYAAGILSYDEACRASSYAVYTDVFDYVNWIKETMAAH
- the LOC119979481 gene encoding haptoglobin-like isoform X1; protein product: MCGVILRSMLLCWLLAASMQDHHEPEHPVVEKTHNDTVDHHVEDASHKDEDHHVEDASHKDEDHHVEDASHKDVHCGVPANISHGHFEYLSHHDEDTYLSVIKYVCDAPVYHIDDPEEAVYICTEHNKWKNAKLKYALPACHKVSCPVPKHVDHGHFEYVTTHGTTSYLSAIKYTCDANYHERDFSDEGVYVCTIDGKWRNTDLDYEVPTCEPVECGKPVFHLETHQRIVGGRMVINGASPWSMLLKGPDSEIIDGALIDHQWVLTSAHALQAHNRTIEDIKAGIKAYIGIEDVREVDSSHEVHVEEVIYHHRVRDAVEYRNDLALVKLKENVRFSNHIMPVCLPQHDLAVEGKVGHLAGWGAGVDFVPTSHLLYVNLHVANSTACHEHFEKIHPGLIAADSHDQFCTERSPLAENVCRGDHGAAFVVEENGVSYAAGILSYDEACRASSYAVYTDVFDYVNWIKETMAAH
- the LOC119979481 gene encoding haptoglobin-like isoform X2, with the protein product MCGVILRSMLLCWLLAASMQDHHEPEHPVVEKTHNDTEDHHVEDASHKDEDHHVEDASHKDVHCGVPANISHGHFEYLSHHDEDTYLSVIKYVCDAPVYHIDDPEEAVYICTEHNKWKNAKLKYALPACHKVSCPVPKHVDHGHFEYVTTHGTTSYLSAIKYTCDANYHERDFSDEGVYVCTIDGKWRNTDLDYEVPTCEPVECGKPVFHLETHQRIVGGRMVINGASPWSMLLKGPDSEIIDGALIDHQWVLTSAHALQAHNRTIEDIKAGIKAYIGIEDVREVDSSHEVHVEEVIYHHRVRDAVEYRNDLALVKLKENVRFSNHIMPVCLPQHDLAVEGKVGHLAGWGAGVDFVPTSHLLYVNLHVANSTACHEHFEKIHPGLIAADSHDQFCTERSPLAENVCRGDHGAAFVVEENGVSYAAGILSYDEACRASSYAVYTDVFDYVNWIKETMAAH